From Halotia branconii CENA392, the proteins below share one genomic window:
- a CDS encoding AbrB family transcriptional regulator → MPKQKKIEPLVGEELLKKVKELENESKEDKAKKCGYYTVTKNGIERVNMMKFLNALIDAEGIQLDSAPNANGRGGRSASYRISVQSNGNLLIGSAYTKQMNLQPGDEFLITLGKKHIRLRQVDADDREGLEAEEATA, encoded by the coding sequence ATGCCTAAACAGAAAAAAATTGAACCCCTAGTCGGGGAAGAACTGCTCAAAAAAGTTAAAGAGCTAGAGAATGAGAGCAAAGAAGACAAAGCTAAGAAGTGCGGCTACTATACCGTTACCAAAAATGGTATAGAACGTGTCAATATGATGAAATTCTTAAATGCTTTAATTGATGCTGAAGGCATTCAATTAGACAGCGCACCCAATGCCAATGGACGTGGTGGACGCAGTGCTAGCTATAGAATTAGTGTGCAATCAAACGGTAATTTACTGATAGGTTCAGCTTATACAAAACAGATGAATCTCCAACCAGGAGATGAGTTTCTTATCACTTTGGGTAAAAAGCATATTCGTCTGAGGCAGGTAGACGCAGACGATAGGGAAGGTCTTGAAGCGGAAGAAGCTACAGCTTAA
- a CDS encoding Rrf2 family transcriptional regulator has protein sequence MKLTTRGHYSVKALLDLSLQPNYGPISVRAIALRQNIPAPYLEKLLIEMRRAGLVKSIRGSIGGYQLAREPGQISIGQILESVGETITNLPHHTPTPAQTEDWVTFTLWQRLNQKLKEALYNITLADLYYDARSWQASLGEEASFVI, from the coding sequence ATGAAGTTAACTACTAGAGGACACTATAGTGTAAAGGCGTTGTTAGATTTGAGCTTACAGCCAAATTATGGCCCTATTTCTGTAAGAGCGATCGCACTTCGCCAAAATATTCCAGCTCCATACCTAGAAAAATTGCTAATAGAAATGCGTCGTGCTGGGTTAGTAAAATCAATTCGCGGCAGCATTGGTGGATACCAATTAGCGCGAGAGCCTGGACAAATTTCTATAGGACAAATTTTAGAGTCAGTGGGTGAAACCATCACTAATTTACCTCATCACACCCCCACACCAGCACAAACTGAAGATTGGGTAACATTCACCCTTTGGCAAAGACTCAATCAAAAGCTCAAAGAAGCTTTGTACAATATTACTTTGGCAGATCTCTATTACGATGCTCGTAGCTGGCAAGCTTCACTTGGGGAGGAAGCTAGTTTTGTTATTTAA
- the cbiB gene encoding adenosylcobinamide-phosphate synthase CbiB encodes MANNIYILIIATIVDYLIGDPWGWLHPVQVMGWVISRLAKFSLQLWQNHLTQRIAGILLGMILIIGSGYVGWLIIQIARWLHPLLEIALESILLASCFAFRSLRTAAAAVLQPLATGHLQESRNILSNYVGRDTQNLSEPEILRAVLETVTENATDGVMAPLFYAIVGACIPNLGAAPLALAYKASSTLDSMVGYQEAPYTHLGWFSAKFEDCLTWLPCRFTVITLGLLSGKPGYIWQICRRDAVADPSPNSGWSECAYAAILGVQMGGINWYRGVAKQKPLLGDAIYAIKPTHIQTALQLTRYCFWLWLGVAIAILLILLNK; translated from the coding sequence ATGGCTAACAATATTTATATTTTGATTATCGCTACCATTGTAGATTATTTAATTGGCGATCCTTGGGGTTGGCTTCATCCAGTACAAGTTATGGGATGGGTAATTTCTCGCCTCGCCAAATTTTCTCTACAATTGTGGCAAAATCACTTGACACAACGCATAGCTGGAATTTTACTAGGCATGATTTTAATCATTGGTAGCGGTTATGTAGGCTGGTTAATAATTCAAATTGCCAGATGGTTGCATCCGCTATTAGAAATTGCTTTAGAAAGTATTCTCCTCGCTAGTTGTTTTGCTTTTAGAAGTTTGCGAACAGCAGCAGCAGCTGTTTTACAACCTCTAGCAACAGGACATTTGCAGGAAAGCCGTAATATCTTAAGTAATTATGTGGGTCGAGATACCCAAAATCTCTCAGAACCAGAAATTTTGCGAGCTGTTTTAGAAACAGTTACAGAAAATGCTACTGATGGAGTCATGGCTCCACTATTTTATGCAATTGTTGGTGCTTGTATACCAAATTTAGGAGCTGCTCCTTTGGCTTTGGCATATAAAGCCAGTAGTACTCTTGATTCAATGGTGGGTTATCAAGAAGCACCTTACACTCATTTAGGATGGTTCAGCGCCAAATTTGAAGATTGCTTGACTTGGCTACCTTGTCGTTTTACAGTCATCACTCTGGGGCTTTTATCTGGTAAACCTGGGTATATTTGGCAAATTTGTAGACGAGATGCAGTAGCTGACCCTAGCCCCAACTCTGGCTGGAGTGAATGTGCTTATGCTGCAATTTTAGGTGTGCAGATGGGAGGTATAAATTGGTATCGTGGGGTAGCTAAACAAAAACCACTCTTAGGAGATGCTATTTATGCCATCAAACCAACTCACATTCAAACTGCTTTGCAATTAACTCGATATTGTTTTTGGTTGTGGTTGGGAGTAGCGATCGCTATATTATTAATACTCTTAAACAAGTAA
- the pyrR gene encoding bifunctional pyr operon transcriptional regulator/uracil phosphoribosyltransferase PyrR, whose translation MSAKIVEILSSEDLRRTVTRLASQIVERTRDLSQLVLLGIYTRGALLAELLSRQIEILEGVSVAVGALDITFYRDDLDQIGLRTPAKSDIPFDLTGKTVVLVDDVIFKGRTIRAALNAVTEYGRPEVIRLAVLVDRGHRELPIHPDFIGKQLPTAKEEVVKVYLQDWDGKDAVELIGD comes from the coding sequence ATGTCTGCCAAAATAGTTGAAATTCTCTCATCAGAAGACCTCCGTCGCACTGTTACTCGTCTTGCTTCTCAGATTGTGGAAAGAACGCGTGATTTATCCCAACTAGTACTTCTCGGTATTTATACAAGGGGGGCGCTATTAGCCGAATTATTGTCCCGTCAGATAGAGATACTTGAAGGTGTATCTGTAGCAGTAGGGGCGCTAGATATTACATTTTATCGGGATGATCTTGACCAAATTGGGTTGCGGACTCCAGCAAAATCAGATATTCCTTTTGACCTCACAGGGAAAACGGTTGTATTGGTAGATGATGTAATTTTCAAAGGCAGGACAATTCGCGCTGCGTTGAATGCCGTTACCGAATACGGTAGACCAGAAGTGATTCGTTTAGCTGTGTTAGTAGATAGGGGTCATCGAGAGTTACCCATTCACCCAGATTTTATTGGCAAGCAGCTACCTACAGCCAAGGAAGAGGTTGTCAAAGTTTACTTACAAGATTGGGATGGAAAAGATGCAGTAGAATTGATTGGAGATTAA
- a CDS encoding FIST signal transduction protein — MFKVVVGHSEDPESQDAILEVLEQCSQDLAGVIPQAGMLFAAIDFDHALILKEIDQVFPGIDLIGCTTDGEISSKLGFQQDSLTLMLFCSDTIEIRAGIGYGAKDNPLAAAHQAVQQATQKSTHTASMCISIPASYIADGSTTNGELILKGLKLALGSQVPILGGTAGDQFRFKKTYQFFGNEVLTDSLPVLIFSGDIQFSYGIACGWQPIGHKSIVTKAEGTVLYEIDGKSALEFYARYLGDRPPTAENPLAVYEGDSDRYYMRVPNTFDLEIGSINFLGDVPEQAIVQVTDISRDEVVAAAEVSLKNALKNYPGTEPEAVLLFSCCCRRWLLGTRAKEEYQLVKNLLSEEVPVGGFYTYGEFAPLEHQGSTYYHQETFVTLLLGTK, encoded by the coding sequence ATGTTTAAAGTTGTTGTTGGTCACAGCGAAGATCCAGAGTCTCAAGATGCAATTTTAGAAGTTTTAGAACAATGTTCTCAAGATTTAGCGGGTGTCATACCTCAGGCAGGTATGTTATTTGCAGCCATTGATTTTGACCATGCTCTCATCCTAAAAGAAATTGACCAAGTATTTCCTGGAATTGATTTAATTGGTTGCACTACAGATGGTGAAATCTCTTCCAAATTAGGATTTCAACAAGATTCATTGACGTTGATGCTTTTTTGCTCTGACACTATAGAAATCCGTGCTGGTATAGGGTACGGTGCAAAAGATAACCCACTAGCTGCTGCTCACCAAGCAGTACAACAAGCAACCCAGAAAAGCACTCATACAGCAAGCATGTGTATTTCTATACCTGCTAGCTATATAGCAGATGGTTCAACAACTAATGGAGAGTTAATTCTTAAGGGATTAAAACTAGCTTTGGGTTCCCAAGTTCCTATTTTGGGTGGTACTGCTGGAGATCAATTTAGATTTAAAAAAACTTACCAATTTTTCGGCAATGAAGTTCTGACCGATTCCCTACCAGTTCTGATCTTTTCGGGAGATATTCAATTTTCCTATGGAATTGCCTGTGGTTGGCAACCCATTGGCCACAAGAGCATTGTCACCAAGGCTGAGGGAACCGTTCTTTATGAGATTGATGGTAAATCAGCATTGGAATTTTATGCACGTTATTTAGGCGATCGCCCACCAACTGCGGAAAATCCCTTAGCAGTGTATGAAGGAGATAGCGATCGCTACTATATGCGAGTACCTAATACTTTTGATCTTGAAATTGGTAGCATTAATTTTTTAGGAGATGTTCCAGAGCAAGCCATAGTTCAAGTTACAGATATCAGTAGGGACGAAGTTGTTGCGGCGGCTGAGGTTTCATTAAAAAATGCCTTAAAAAATTATCCGGGAACAGAACCAGAAGCAGTTTTGTTATTTTCCTGTTGCTGTCGCCGTTGGCTTTTAGGTACAAGGGCAAAAGAAGAATATCAACTTGTCAAAAATTTGCTCTCTGAAGAAGTACCTGTTGGTGGATTTTATACCTATGGTGAATTTGCACCATTAGAACATCAAGGTTCAACTTACTATCATCAAGAAACTTTTGTTACTCTACTTCTGGGAACAAAGTAG
- a CDS encoding sensor histidine kinase, whose amino-acid sequence MEPTDYESRLKLLEKTVRILQKKLDRSEADRQQLENASELRESVLKSVIRGLEESQIALEKRGHELETALANLQALQMKLVESEKMSALGVMVAGIAHEINNPVSFIYGNLNYAHEYFQDLLRLVELYQHYYPEPVAAIKQEIKKIELEFLKEDSAKLFQSMSIGAERIAEIVKSLRTFSRLDEAEFKIVNIHEGIESALVILNNRLQPSQNHPQGIQVVRKYGKLPLIECYAGHINQVFMNIIINAIDALEESFINTNLSVVNGKMINNNQLNPKNPQIHINTDIISHDWVEIRIADNGLGINDKVKAKLFDPFFTTKDVGKGTGLGLSISYRIISELHGGKIHCNSAPEAGAEFVIQIPIRQSKLL is encoded by the coding sequence ATGGAACCTACAGACTACGAGAGCAGACTAAAACTGTTAGAAAAAACCGTTCGGATTCTCCAAAAAAAACTCGACCGTTCCGAAGCAGATCGACAACAACTTGAGAACGCTAGCGAACTTAGAGAATCAGTTCTCAAAAGTGTGATTCGAGGATTAGAAGAGTCACAAATCGCTCTAGAAAAACGAGGTCATGAACTAGAAACTGCATTAGCAAACTTACAAGCTTTGCAGATGAAACTGGTAGAATCTGAGAAAATGTCTGCTCTTGGAGTTATGGTAGCCGGAATTGCTCATGAAATTAATAATCCAGTTAGTTTTATCTACGGAAACTTGAATTATGCTCATGAATATTTTCAAGACTTACTCAGATTAGTAGAACTTTATCAGCATTATTACCCTGAACCAGTAGCTGCTATTAAACAAGAAATTAAAAAAATTGAACTCGAATTTCTCAAGGAAGATTCTGCAAAACTGTTTCAGTCTATGAGTATAGGTGCAGAAAGAATTGCTGAAATTGTCAAGTCACTCCGCACGTTTTCTCGTTTAGATGAAGCAGAGTTTAAAATAGTAAATATTCATGAAGGAATTGAAAGTGCATTAGTTATTTTAAATAACCGTCTTCAACCATCTCAAAATCATCCGCAAGGCATTCAAGTAGTTAGAAAATATGGAAAATTGCCATTAATAGAATGTTATGCCGGACATATAAATCAAGTGTTTATGAATATTATTATTAATGCAATTGATGCTTTAGAAGAGTCATTTATAAATACTAATTTATCAGTAGTTAATGGGAAAATGATTAATAACAATCAACTGAATCCCAAAAATCCGCAAATTCACATTAATACAGATATCATTAGTCATGACTGGGTAGAAATTCGGATTGCTGATAATGGTTTAGGAATAAATGACAAAGTTAAAGCAAAACTATTTGATCCGTTTTTTACAACCAAAGATGTAGGCAAAGGAACAGGCTTAGGTTTATCAATTAGCTACCGAATTATTAGTGAATTGCATGGTGGTAAAATACATTGCAATTCAGCACCAGAAGCTGGAGCAGAATTTGTCATTCAAATTCCTATTCGACAGTCAAAACTATTATAA
- a CDS encoding ABC transporter substrate-binding protein codes for MIQLRKFKQLAAWVLIGVLTSWMVSCSTGNVGTNTKQTASGTATIEFWTMQLQPQFTDYFQSLITNFESKNSGIKVNWVDIPWAAMENKILTAVSAKTPPDVVNLNPDFASQLAGRNAWLNLDTKVSNEVRSSYLPNIWKASTLNGQSFGIPWYLTTRLTIYNTDLLKQAGINKAPTTYGELAQAAQQIKDKTGKYAFFVTVVPQDSGEVIESLVQMGVTLVDSQGKAAFNSPQGKAAFQYWVDLYKKGLLPKEVLTQGHRHAIDLYQAGETAFLASGPEFLKTIANNAPKIAQASAIAPQLTGDTGKKNVAVMNIVIPRETKHPDAAVKFALFVTNDENQLAFAKAANVLPSTVKALSDSYFKDVPADASTVEKARVITAEQLQQAEILTPTLKDFNKLQKAIYENLQAAMLGTKTVDQAVEDAAQEWNNRA; via the coding sequence ATGATACAATTGCGAAAATTTAAACAACTAGCTGCTTGGGTACTAATTGGCGTATTGACCAGTTGGATGGTAAGTTGTAGCACCGGAAACGTTGGCACAAATACAAAACAGACTGCTTCAGGAACAGCAACTATTGAGTTTTGGACTATGCAACTCCAACCTCAATTTACCGATTACTTCCAAAGCCTAATTACTAATTTTGAGTCCAAAAATTCCGGTATAAAGGTTAACTGGGTCGATATACCTTGGGCAGCTATGGAGAACAAAATTTTAACAGCTGTCTCCGCAAAAACGCCACCTGATGTTGTTAACCTCAATCCTGATTTTGCTTCCCAACTTGCTGGTCGAAATGCTTGGTTAAATCTAGATACCAAAGTCTCAAACGAAGTCCGTTCCTCCTATCTACCGAATATCTGGAAAGCAAGCACACTGAATGGCCAGAGTTTTGGTATACCCTGGTACTTGACTACACGGCTAACCATTTATAACACTGATTTATTAAAACAGGCAGGTATTAATAAAGCACCTACTACCTACGGAGAACTAGCACAAGCAGCGCAACAAATTAAAGATAAGACTGGTAAATATGCATTCTTTGTGACTGTTGTACCGCAAGATTCTGGTGAGGTGATAGAGTCATTGGTGCAAATGGGTGTGACTTTAGTAGATTCTCAAGGTAAAGCTGCTTTTAATTCTCCTCAAGGGAAAGCAGCGTTTCAGTACTGGGTAGATTTGTATAAAAAAGGTCTACTACCAAAAGAAGTTCTGACCCAAGGACATCGCCACGCCATTGATTTATACCAAGCTGGCGAAACAGCATTTTTAGCTTCGGGGCCAGAATTTCTGAAAACGATCGCCAATAATGCTCCAAAAATTGCTCAAGCTTCCGCGATCGCACCTCAACTTACAGGTGACACAGGTAAGAAAAATGTCGCTGTGATGAACATAGTTATTCCCCGTGAAACCAAACACCCAGATGCAGCTGTGAAATTTGCTTTATTTGTGACGAATGATGAAAATCAGCTAGCTTTTGCTAAAGCTGCCAATGTCTTACCATCCACAGTTAAAGCCCTGTCTGATAGCTACTTTAAAGATGTTCCAGCCGATGCTTCAACAGTAGAAAAAGCACGAGTTATTACTGCCGAACAACTGCAACAAGCAGAAATATTAACCCCAACTTTAAAGGATTTCAACAAATTACAAAAGGCAATTTATGAAAACTTGCAAGCAGCTATGCTAGGAACGAAAACTGTAGATCAAGCCGTAGAAGATGCGGCGCAAGAGTGGAATAATCGCGCATAA